The DNA window tgactgttcttaagatattttatcttaattgttcattacttctcatatcgcttatttatttctttagttcctttcctcactgagttatttttccatgttggagcccatgggcttatagcatcctacttttccaactagagttgtagcttagctaataataataataataataataataataataataataataataataataataataatcgcgttgttgaatcggtaaaacttcaaaatttcaaacttgcagcaaatgtttttatgttgaacaggctaacatatgtctttttatattttataaataaatttttttttaatgttgcttctgttctttaaatattttattttgattggttattacttctaatatcgtttatttatttctttatttcctttcctcactgagctatttttccctgttggagtccatgggcttatagcatcttgcttttccaactatggttgtagcttagttactactactactactactactataataatgataataataataataatgataataacaataataacagaaatCAGCTAATAACTATTTCTCCCTTTCGTCAGCTCATCACAAAAAACAAAAGCATGTCGCCATCAAACACCTCCTCCTCGAGCGTTGGCTCGTCCAACACCAAAAAGGCCCAGACGAAATATAAGGGCCTCTTCTCTCACCAGATGGCTCCCACGTCGCGAGCCTATCTCATCCTCTTCAGCTTCTTCGGCGGTGTCCTCCTGATCACGACGGGGTCTGTCTTCTACCACGTCATCACGATGCATCCTATGAGCGGGATGCATCCTATGCACACGCCCCCGCTTCCCCTGGCCTGCTTCCTCATCGTGTTTGGAGTCCTCACGGTCCTGGCCAGCTTCGGCATCGCTTGGAAGTAAGGGGGAGTTGTTCGGGTGTTTATAGTGTGCGTGAATGTCTTGGGAGTGAGATTTGCATTTTTAATGAGAGGATGGAAAATGAATTGAGGGAAGGAGAGAGATtgattgaataataatgataagggatAGATCCTGATAGATTAAtctgtattggagagagagagagagagagagagagagagagagagagagagagagagagagagagagagagagagagagagagagagagagaagaatggtagctgtaataataataataataagaagcagGACCTGACAGAATAATCtgtaacgctgagagagagagagagagagagagagagagagagagagagagagagagagagagagagagagagagagagagagagagagagagtagtagtagtagtagtagtagtagttgtaataaaaataatgataataataataatcataataattataataataagaggcAGGACCGGACATAATAACCtgtaacgcagagagagagagagagagagagagagagagagagagagagagagagagagagagagagagagagcaagcataaTCAAACGCAATGCCGTTTTGATTGCCCAATCAAGCACAAATCCAACACCAGAATACAACGCGGAATTAGTTTAGCCGTATTACTAACCCTAATTACGAAACGGATGTATTTCCCAAGACCACTCGTGAACAATGcgaatgaataatgataatgaataatgataatgtatattgCTAAATCATTATACGGGTCACCATTAATCATGAATgatgaaatgttttttcttttctctttctcttggccAATATGGGAGATATATGTAGGGGTTAATTAGGGGATACTGAATAATTAGCTAATCGTTTATGGGTATCGCGTGCTTGTATCCCCGGTGATGCAATCAACGGTAGTCTGCGTAATGAATAAACTCTGTTGGCCAT is part of the Palaemon carinicauda isolate YSFRI2023 chromosome 15, ASM3689809v2, whole genome shotgun sequence genome and encodes:
- the LOC137654463 gene encoding uncharacterized protein, which codes for MSPSNTSSSSVGSSNTKKAQTKYKGLFSHQMAPTSRAYLILFSFFGGVLLITTGSVFYHVITMHPMSGMHPMHTPPLPLACFLIVFGVLTVLASFGIAWKYGFDDGDDSLDDDLAPFSKEDVLDEQYQSISKEGPPV